The genomic DNA GGGGTCGTCTGCCGCGTGCTCCTGGACGGTCTGGGTAGCAAGCCGTTTCTGTCCGGACGCGGGGCGGCGCGGTTGCGCGAGTCCGGCGTGCAGGTTACCCAAGCGCTGCCCGTCGGTCTGCTGTCGATGTTCGAGGCCAGGGCCGATCTGCGGAACCACCGCAAGATCGTCGTCATCGACGGTGAGATCGCTTACACCGGAAGCCAGAACCTGGTCGATCCGCGGTTCTTCAAGCAGGACGTCGGCGTGGGTCGCTGGATTGATGCGATGGTCAGGATAGAGGGCCCGGCCGTCGAGCCCCTCGGTGGGACCTTCATCCACGACTGGGAGATCAATACCGGCGCGGGGCTCGAAACGCTGGAAGACAGCCACGATGTGCACCCGGTCGAACCGCGCGGAGACGTCACCATCCAGGTGGCGCCCTCGGGGCCTTTTCCGCAACCCGTGGCGATCATGAAAATGATCCTGACCACGATCTACTCTGCACGCAGGGAAATCATCCTGACCACTCCCTACTTCGTCCCCGACGATGCCGTGCTCATCGCGCTGATCTCCGCCGCGAACCGGGGGGTAGAGGTCACGATCGTGATTCCGGACAAGAACGACTCGCGGCTGGCGCATCTGGCAAGCCAGTCGGTATTCGACGAGCTGCTGGAGGCCGGGGTCAGGATCGCGCGGTTTCGAGGCGGCCTGCTGCACACCAAGTCCGTCTGCGTGGACGGGGAGTTCTGTGTCTTCGGCTCAGTCAACCTCGACATGCGCAGCCTGTGGCTGAATTTCGAGATCTCCCTGATCATCCTGGATACCGGGATGACCTCGCGAATCCATGAAATGCAGCGCACCTACGTGCGGGATTCCGAGATAGTGGACCCTGCGGAGTGGGTCCGACTCCCGTTGCACCGCAAGTTCATCATCAACGCCGCACACCTCGTCGCTCCCTTATTGTGAGCGCTATTGTGAGCGCGGGTACCGCGTTTGTCGTGTCCGGGGGCAAGGACTAGAATCCACTACATCGAGCAGGCTTCACGACATCCACAGCCAGCGAGATGCTTCAAGCCGGATGCACGACATTTCGCCGCGCGATCACGCCGATGTATCCCGCCGTATCGACAACCGATCGGGAGAGACCGTTGATGAACAAACATTCCCTGTGGTCCGCGAGACACGGTTGCCCCCGAATCGCGGCGATATGGCTCGTTCCGCTGGTTTTACTGCTGGCGGGAACGGCGGACGCAGGCTGCGACGACCCCGCCGGACCGGGTGTGGACTGGCGGGGCTGCGACAAGCGCAGTGTCGATCTCAGGGGTGCGAATCTGCAATACGCCCGTCTGGAACAGGCCGACCTCGAGGCCGCCGATCTGGAGGGCGCAGATCTTCTTTATGCAAACATTGCCGACGCGAAGCTCGACAACGCGAACCTGCACGGCGCGAATCTCTCGGGGGCGAATCTTTCCGGCGCGCGACTAGCCGGTGCGACCTGGATCGATGGTCTGTCCTGCTCGGCGCGTTCGGTGAGCAACTGCGCGCCCGACTAGACCGCCCCGATGGCGGCCACGTGCCACGGTACGCTCCCTGTGTTCCCCAGCCGGCACACCCCCCGCTGGATCGCGTTGCACTGAGTGGACGCCCTCGTTCGCTATGTCCACCGGCACACAGCCATGGTCGCCGGTTTTGCGATCGTCGTATCGGCCCTGCTCGCGGTGGCGTTGGTCTGGGCGGTGCGCCTCGGGATCGAACAGGACAAGCTGGAGTCCCTGCACCAGAACCTCGGCCGGTACGAGATCCAGCTCAGCCACGAAACCGTCGACGGGAAGGCGATGGGCGCGGCGACGCTGCTCGGCATCACCAACCGCGCGATCAAGCGGGTGGCGCTCGGCGAGGCGCCGCGTGACGACCCTCGGGTAACGGATACCCTGAAGATCATCGTTTCCAATTTCGATGCGGAAAACGCCTTCGTCATGAACACCGAGGGCGTCATTGTCGCGTACTACACCGAAGACGCGCCGACAAGCACCGGCAAGGACCTGAGTTACCGGCAGTATTACCTGGAAGCCGTTGCCGGACGAGGAAACGTCTACGCAGCGGTCGGCGTCACCTCCGGCGTGCGCGGTCTGTATTTCGCCGCACCCGTCTTTCGCGATACCTCCGTGGCATCCGAGATCATCGGCGTGGTGGTCATCAAGAAGGGCCTCGACGCCGTGGACAAGCTGCTGGGGACCTGGAAGGACCCTGCCCTCCTCGTCTCCCCCCAGGGGGTCGTGTATGCAAGCAACCGGGCGGACTGGAGGTACCGGATGGTCGGCGAGGTGACACCGGCCAGGATCGAGGCGGTCCGCACCGAGCGGCGGTTCGGCAGGCTGTTCGCCGGCGAGGCGCCACGCCCGCTACCGCTGGACGTGACGGACTCGGGATTCCACACCCCCACTGACAGTTTCATCGTCGCTTTGACACCGGTCCGTTGGAACGATCCCCTCGGGAGCTGGACCCTGGTGCTGACGCAATCGACATCGGCCTGGTTCCCGGCCTGGAAGCGCCTGACCCTGGGTGCCGCGATCGCCTTCTCGCTCCTCATCCTGGCGGCGATATTCCTTTCCTGGGCCAGGGGACGCTACCAGCGCATGCTGGCGGACGAACGCATCCGGACCTTGAGCCATGCGATCGAACAGAGCCCGGCCGCGGTGGCGTTGATGAACGCCAGGGGAGAGGTCGAGTACGTCAACCCCCGCTTCACCCGGAACACGGGCTGCCCGCCCGAAGCGGTCATCGGCCGGTGTCTGACCGAGGTAAGGCCGCTGGGTATTGACGAGGTGGAGGACCGTACGGACTTCTGGCAGCGGGTGGCGCGCCGCGGTGAATGGCGCCGGGAGGTCCGCGGTACTACCACGCGGGGGGAGGAACTGTGGGAACTCGTCGAGATCTTCCCGATCACCCTGGCCAGCGGCGAGGTCAGCCACTTCGTGGCCGTGATGGACGACATCACCGGCCGCAAGCGCATGGAGCGCCAGCTGCGCGACGCGAAGGAGGCCGCCGAGGACGCCCGCGAGGCCCGCTCGCAGTTCCTGGCCAACATGTCTCACGAGATCCGCACCCCGATGAACGGCATCATGGGATTTACCTCCCTGGCGCTGAAGACCGATCTGACGACGCGGCAGCGCGACTATCTGAACAAGATCCGGACCTCGGCGCAGACGCTGCTGACGCTGATCGACGGCATCCTGGATTTCTCGAAGATCGACGCCGGACGGATGGAGATCGAGCAAACCGGGTTCCAGCTCCAGGAGGTCATCGAGGCGATCGCCGACCTGTTCGCCGATCAGGCCGAACGCAAGGAAATCGAGATGATCGTCTACCGCGATCCCGGGGCGCCGAGCGCGCTGGTCGGCGACCCGCTGCGCCTGCGCCAGGTCCTGATCAACCTGGTCGGCAACGCGATCAAGTTCACCGAACGCGGAGAGGTCTCGGTCATGGTGCACGCGATCGAGGTCGATGCCGCACGCGCGCGACTTGGATTCGAGGTGCACGATACCGGCATCGGGATCGCCGCCGAGCATATGGATCGCCTGTTCCATTCCTTTACACAGACCGACGGATCCACGACCCGCAAATACGGGGGCACGGGGCTGGG from Gammaproteobacteria bacterium includes the following:
- the cls gene encoding cardiolipin synthase, translated to MDQTGWLALGALILHWSLVIGLSARIIMRRRPVGILLAWIALILSLPFLGVVVYLFVGENRVSSRFLKRSAAVEDTYAEWRETLHRHGNAISPDPRATATALVRQAETIPGFPAQGGNRVVLLDDYETIFRAIIGDISRAQRTCHLEFYIWHPGGLSDELLDTLIGACKRGVVCRVLLDGLGSKPFLSGRGAARLRESGVQVTQALPVGLLSMFEARADLRNHRKIVVIDGEIAYTGSQNLVDPRFFKQDVGVGRWIDAMVRIEGPAVEPLGGTFIHDWEINTGAGLETLEDSHDVHPVEPRGDVTIQVAPSGPFPQPVAIMKMILTTIYSARREIILTTPYFVPDDAVLIALISAANRGVEVTIVIPDKNDSRLAHLASQSVFDELLEAGVRIARFRGGLLHTKSVCVDGEFCVFGSVNLDMRSLWLNFEISLIILDTGMTSRIHEMQRTYVRDSEIVDPAEWVRLPLHRKFIINAAHLVAPLL
- a CDS encoding pentapeptide repeat-containing protein, with product MNKHSLWSARHGCPRIAAIWLVPLVLLLAGTADAGCDDPAGPGVDWRGCDKRSVDLRGANLQYARLEQADLEAADLEGADLLYANIADAKLDNANLHGANLSGANLSGARLAGATWIDGLSCSARSVSNCAPD
- a CDS encoding response regulator; the encoded protein is MDALVRYVHRHTAMVAGFAIVVSALLAVALVWAVRLGIEQDKLESLHQNLGRYEIQLSHETVDGKAMGAATLLGITNRAIKRVALGEAPRDDPRVTDTLKIIVSNFDAENAFVMNTEGVIVAYYTEDAPTSTGKDLSYRQYYLEAVAGRGNVYAAVGVTSGVRGLYFAAPVFRDTSVASEIIGVVVIKKGLDAVDKLLGTWKDPALLVSPQGVVYASNRADWRYRMVGEVTPARIEAVRTERRFGRLFAGEAPRPLPLDVTDSGFHTPTDSFIVALTPVRWNDPLGSWTLVLTQSTSAWFPAWKRLTLGAAIAFSLLILAAIFLSWARGRYQRMLADERIRTLSHAIEQSPAAVALMNARGEVEYVNPRFTRNTGCPPEAVIGRCLTEVRPLGIDEVEDRTDFWQRVARRGEWRREVRGTTTRGEELWELVEIFPITLASGEVSHFVAVMDDITGRKRMERQLRDAKEAAEDAREARSQFLANMSHEIRTPMNGIMGFTSLALKTDLTTRQRDYLNKIRTSAQTLLTLIDGILDFSKIDAGRMEIEQTGFQLQEVIEAIADLFADQAERKEIEMIVYRDPGAPSALVGDPLRLRQVLINLVGNAIKFTERGEVSVMVHAIEVDAARARLGFEVHDTGIGIAAEHMDRLFHSFTQTDGSTTRKYGGTGLGLSICKQLVELMGGEIGVESEPGKGSTFRIELEFPRQDESAEPSWRFAGDLRGLRALVVDDNATSREALARSLTSFGFEVCPVSSGAEALSKLHERTTQGDGPCEVVIMDWRMPGMDGFETSRRIRETPELRDIPIVMVTAFGREHERRASAEIGIDAFLTKPIQQSGLFDTLQRVFDSKRADDTHKPAPITRETVLNERLAGARILLAEDNEINRSLVISMLGDAGIQTDVAIDGREAVNAVDNAHYDAVLMDMQMPVMDGYEATRRIRADIRFEDLPIIAMTAHAMTGDREKCLRAGANAYVSKPIDIERLFGTLSRWVRPRRGKARAPQAPPFESGDARALTESLPNFDVPGALIRLKGNETLYRKLLRDLAAANRDTADGLGKAAGDRDWKRVSAIAHELQGVAGTLGIIDLHKACRDLETALRRQPPDGAMPAGEVALLVTGLQQSLSTALETLQVLGTSEAPARVEEELGVRISPDQVRRVREAVEIGDVSILHEIAAELRRQKENADVAGELDRLAENFDFDGLSKFATSMDTAAG